One region of Bradyrhizobium betae genomic DNA includes:
- a CDS encoding response regulator transcription factor, whose amino-acid sequence MSEQGEMGETITILLVEDDAPTCWRLQDALVKAGYEVRSAGTLGEARQALNGGAPRVLLTDLRLPDGHGIELIRETRQRFPDTEIMVISALGDEESVISAITVGATGYLLKDAFPTDIAATVRDLVAGHSPISASIARFIVRRTQGAAQNPADPPPGPALNTARLTPREIDILWGIAKGFSYAEIASHLGLSRQTVPGHIKNIYRKLEVHTRSEAVFEAVQQGLIKL is encoded by the coding sequence ATGAGCGAACAGGGCGAGATGGGTGAAACCATCACCATCCTCCTCGTCGAGGACGACGCGCCGACCTGCTGGCGGCTGCAGGATGCGCTGGTCAAGGCCGGCTACGAGGTGCGCAGCGCAGGCACTCTCGGTGAGGCGCGCCAGGCCCTGAACGGCGGCGCGCCGCGCGTGCTGCTGACCGACCTGCGGCTGCCCGACGGCCACGGCATCGAGCTGATCCGCGAGACAAGGCAGCGCTTTCCCGACACCGAGATCATGGTGATCTCCGCGCTCGGCGACGAGGAAAGCGTGATCTCGGCGATCACGGTCGGCGCCACCGGCTATCTCCTGAAAGATGCCTTCCCGACCGACATCGCCGCCACGGTGCGCGATCTGGTCGCCGGCCATTCGCCAATCTCGGCCTCGATCGCCCGTTTCATCGTGCGCAGAACGCAAGGCGCGGCGCAGAACCCGGCCGATCCGCCGCCCGGCCCCGCGCTCAACACCGCACGGCTGACGCCCCGTGAGATCGACATCCTCTGGGGCATCGCCAAGGGCTTCAGCTATGCCGAGATCGCGAGCCATCTCGGCCTGTCCAGGCAGACCGTGCCCGGCCACATCAAGAACATCTATCGCAAGCTCGAAGTGCACACCCGCAGCGAGGCGGTGTTCGAGGCTGTGCAGCAAGGCCTGATCAAGCTGTGA
- a CDS encoding sensor histidine kinase: MSEIAAKARGRRRRLLSRLTPYLLLQALILIATILGLRLLQPNDPEDFALNGFTLREDGATRPVSLPHFTSSRYSLADPPLYTGTFTFRNGDTTSGWSVFLPRFSNAVEVAVNGVVVLDSRRDPNANRPDRNTPQIAAIPASLLHDGSNQITARLFVWGPLKGFLDTVYVGPDAALRPAFETRTLLFVTLPVVFSAWQSILAVILAIMWLMRRREPVYGVLAAAMVLGVVQAFVPPPVPPATISRLAAVLLASAPTESALIVVFALLFFDWRWPRYGALLFVPGIVVFVVGLLGGPPLPRILFLVLGIPMVGICLLLMASITATEVVRRQDAASFTIGCAVTIVLTCWIHDMLSVFEIVTNERTFVSRLSYSAMLVAIGAGLTWRFARALNQVDSFAGQLVTRVREAEERLKASFVREEARARAAALANERTRLMRDLHDGLGGQLVSIVALSERGQEGATITDAARAALKDLRLVIDSMDDIGGDLMLALGSWRERAAMQLRPHDIALDWRVATPQGLPLHPELRPWHVIQIVRILDEAVTNAVKHAQARHITVTIETRDDGQGPYGVISVADDGKGFELACEGTSQTARGLRNMRSRAARCGAAFDLSSDSSGTRVRLQLPQIFPDSDAAGG, translated from the coding sequence GTGAGCGAGATCGCGGCGAAGGCTCGCGGGCGGCGGCGGCGACTTCTGTCGCGCCTGACACCCTATCTGCTGCTCCAGGCACTGATCCTGATCGCCACGATCCTCGGGCTGCGGCTGCTGCAGCCGAACGACCCCGAAGACTTCGCCCTGAACGGATTTACGCTACGCGAGGACGGCGCGACCCGTCCCGTATCGCTGCCGCATTTCACCTCGTCGCGTTACTCGCTTGCCGATCCTCCGCTCTACACCGGCACCTTCACGTTCCGGAACGGTGATACGACCTCGGGATGGTCGGTATTCCTGCCGCGCTTCAGCAACGCGGTGGAGGTCGCCGTCAACGGCGTCGTCGTGCTCGACTCCCGCCGCGATCCCAACGCCAACCGCCCGGACCGCAACACGCCGCAGATCGCGGCCATTCCTGCCTCGCTGCTGCATGACGGCAGCAACCAGATCACGGCGCGGCTTTTCGTATGGGGCCCGTTGAAGGGCTTCCTCGACACCGTCTATGTCGGGCCGGACGCCGCCCTGCGCCCGGCGTTCGAGACCCGCACGCTGCTGTTCGTCACGCTCCCGGTGGTGTTCTCGGCCTGGCAGTCGATCCTCGCCGTCATTCTCGCCATCATGTGGCTGATGCGGCGGCGCGAGCCGGTTTACGGGGTGCTGGCGGCAGCGATGGTGCTCGGCGTGGTGCAGGCGTTCGTGCCGCCGCCGGTGCCGCCGGCCACCATTTCGCGGCTTGCCGCAGTGCTGCTGGCATCGGCGCCGACCGAAAGCGCGCTGATCGTCGTTTTCGCCCTGCTGTTCTTCGATTGGCGCTGGCCGCGCTATGGCGCGCTGTTGTTCGTGCCGGGCATCGTGGTGTTCGTGGTCGGATTGCTGGGGGGCCCGCCGCTGCCGCGCATTCTCTTCCTGGTTCTCGGTATTCCCATGGTTGGCATCTGCCTGCTGCTGATGGCCAGCATCACGGCGACAGAGGTGGTGCGGAGGCAGGACGCCGCAAGCTTCACGATCGGCTGCGCCGTGACCATCGTGCTGACCTGCTGGATCCACGACATGCTGTCGGTGTTCGAGATCGTGACCAACGAACGCACATTCGTCTCCCGCCTGTCCTATTCGGCGATGCTGGTCGCGATCGGCGCCGGCCTGACGTGGCGTTTCGCCCGCGCGCTGAACCAGGTCGACAGCTTTGCCGGCCAGCTCGTGACCCGCGTGCGGGAGGCCGAGGAGCGGCTGAAGGCGAGCTTCGTGCGCGAGGAGGCGCGCGCCCGCGCCGCCGCGCTTGCCAACGAGCGCACGCGGCTGATGCGCGACCTGCATGACGGCCTTGGCGGCCAGCTCGTCAGCATCGTCGCACTTTCCGAGCGCGGCCAGGAGGGCGCCACCATCACGGACGCGGCGCGCGCCGCGCTGAAGGATCTGCGCCTCGTCATCGACTCCATGGACGACATCGGCGGCGACCTGATGCTCGCGCTCGGCTCCTGGCGCGAGCGCGCGGCGATGCAATTGCGGCCGCACGACATCGCGCTCGACTGGCGCGTGGCGACGCCGCAGGGCCTGCCGCTGCATCCGGAGCTGCGGCCATGGCACGTCATCCAGATCGTGCGCATCCTCGACGAGGCCGTGACCAACGCCGTCAAGCACGCGCAGGCTCGCCACATCACGGTGACCATCGAGACGCGTGACGACGGACAGGGGCCGTACGGCGTAATCAGCGTTGCCGACGACGGCAAGGGCTTCGAGCTGGCCTGCGAGGGCACGAGCCAGACCGCGCGAGGCCTGCGCAACATGCGAAGCCGCGCCGCGCGCTGCGGCGCCGCGTTCGATCTCAGCTCGGATTCCTCGGGCACACGCGTAAGGCTGCAATTGCCGCAGATTTTTCCCGACAGCGACGCCGCCGGAGGCTGA
- a CDS encoding cysteine rich repeat-containing protein — MKTSVLAALLLAAAALPAIAQSGPTVQEQMACRSDASKFCAEHVGKPPQMNACLRENKTKLSDGCRKVVESRGG, encoded by the coding sequence ATGAAAACTTCGGTTCTTGCCGCGCTGCTGCTCGCCGCCGCTGCCCTGCCCGCCATAGCGCAATCCGGTCCGACTGTGCAGGAGCAGATGGCCTGCCGCAGCGACGCCAGCAAATTCTGCGCCGAGCATGTCGGCAAGCCGCCGCAGATGAATGCCTGCCTGCGCGAGAACAAGACGAAATTGTCCGACGGCTGTCGCAAGGTGGTGGAGTCGCGCGGGGGCTGA
- a CDS encoding GMC oxidoreductase has product MYDTIIVGAGSAGCVLANRLSADPHRKVLVLEAGRAAPVASDIPSDWPTMFNTAVDWSYYTEPQAGCRGRRIFWPRGKMIGGSGAMNAMIYIRGLPSDYDGWAQAGCEGWAWRDVLPKLIAFENNARFTDDPFHGTSGPLHVADVPHVDPNELKWLEAAQAAGLPHNPNFSDIATMIEGVRINRRIAAQFPLKEMIEGEITPSAEAVSDAEIAEYIRGHCTTLYHAASTCRMGTDDLAVVDPKRLQVRGIDGLHVADASVIPIMISGNIQTPTILIAECAATAILG; this is encoded by the coding sequence ATGTACGACACCATCATCGTGGGCGCCGGTTCGGCCGGCTGCGTATTGGCCAATCGGCTATCGGCCGATCCGCATCGCAAGGTGCTGGTGCTGGAAGCGGGCCGGGCGGCACCGGTCGCCTCCGACATTCCGTCGGATTGGCCGACGATGTTCAACACGGCGGTGGACTGGAGCTATTACACCGAGCCGCAAGCGGGCTGCCGCGGGCGCCGGATCTTCTGGCCGCGCGGCAAGATGATCGGCGGCTCCGGCGCGATGAATGCGATGATCTATATCCGCGGCCTGCCCTCCGACTATGACGGCTGGGCGCAGGCTGGCTGCGAAGGCTGGGCATGGCGCGACGTGCTGCCGAAGCTCATCGCTTTCGAGAACAACGCGCGCTTCACCGACGATCCCTTCCACGGCACAAGCGGCCCGCTGCACGTCGCCGACGTTCCCCATGTCGACCCGAACGAGCTGAAATGGCTGGAGGCGGCGCAGGCCGCGGGGCTACCGCACAACCCCAATTTCAGCGACATCGCGACCATGATCGAAGGCGTGCGCATCAACCGCCGCATCGCCGCGCAGTTTCCGCTCAAGGAGATGATCGAAGGCGAGATCACGCCGAGCGCAGAGGCGGTGAGCGACGCCGAGATCGCCGAATATATTCGCGGCCATTGCACCACACTCTACCACGCCGCCTCGACCTGCCGGATGGGCACTGACGATCTGGCCGTCGTCGATCCCAAGCGGTTGCAGGTGCGCGGCATCGATGGCCTGCATGTCGCCGATGCCTCGGTGATCCCGATCATGATCTCGGGGAATATCCAGACGCCGACAATCCTGATCGCCGAGTGCGCAGCCACCGCGATTCTGGGCTAG